The following are encoded together in the Bradyrhizobium sp. CCGUVB1N3 genome:
- a CDS encoding histidine phosphatase family protein — MKVLTPSRSFYGLRHGATDWNREGRFQGRTDNPLNADGLTQAHAAGDVLRGVGISRIVTSPLVRAARTAEIIAAAISAPLTIDDRIIECDFGSFEGLSVRAAMEKHGVKSAEGLISILPADGEAWDVVTERSLACVSGWLERHPDEHILFVCHDAVMQALARSLCGGFFQNRHGTPFRYVPSRQGWSVEEVRY; from the coding sequence ATGAAGGTGCTGACCCCATCACGCTCGTTCTACGGCCTCCGTCATGGCGCGACCGACTGGAATCGCGAGGGACGTTTCCAGGGACGGACCGACAATCCGCTGAACGCGGATGGCCTCACGCAAGCCCATGCAGCCGGAGACGTGCTGCGCGGCGTCGGCATCAGCCGCATCGTCACCAGTCCGCTGGTGCGCGCGGCAAGAACGGCCGAGATCATTGCAGCCGCGATCTCGGCGCCGTTGACGATCGACGACCGCATCATCGAGTGCGATTTCGGCAGCTTCGAGGGACTATCCGTCCGCGCCGCCATGGAGAAGCACGGCGTCAAATCGGCCGAGGGCCTCATATCCATTCTGCCCGCCGACGGTGAAGCCTGGGATGTCGTCACCGAACGGTCGCTGGCTTGCGTGTCGGGGTGGCTGGAGCGGCACCCCGACGAGCACATCCTGTTCGTCTGCCATGATGCAGTGATGCAGGCGCTTGCGCGGTCGCTGTGCGGCGGCTTTTTCCAGAACCGCCACGGCACGCCCTTTCGGTACGTGCCCTCACGGCAGGGGTGGAGCGTCGAGGAAGTTCGCTACTGA
- a CDS encoding TRAP transporter large permease, translated as MSAPVVLVLMSSCFLFFGYLGVPVPFSLMAGVFIGAILSDVSLAAIIQKIFDGVDSEALLAIPFFLLVGELMSSANVVVRIANLSVSLVGHIRGGLSQVVVVFSMFFSEMSGSTTADVAVMSRALGGPMKREGYEPAFIAAIIASASTIAALVPPSITAVVYGAVGNVSIAGLFMAGVVPGLMIGFGLMIYCYFFGPSGLRKPRAPLRQVVFAAGDAALPLMIPVILLGGILTGWFTPTEAGVVAVAWIILVVIPALNRGHFRKIPYDFCLAGLIFSLPLITIGAANAFGWMLAYLRGANYIAEWITSIAGNDPHLIMLLMVLLFTVVGDFIEPVPTIIIFMPLVNALTEAGDINGVHMGVVLIATLAFGLITPPYGLVLLMASKFVGISFAKALRAALPIYVVFFATIAFAIYFPSVVLWLPRQVLPESVGCFKSPAGTGYICPQ; from the coding sequence ATGGCCGGCGTCTTCATCGGCGCGATCCTGTCCGACGTTTCGCTCGCCGCCATCATCCAGAAGATCTTTGACGGCGTCGATTCCGAGGCGCTGCTGGCGATCCCGTTCTTCCTGCTGGTCGGCGAGCTCATGAGTTCGGCGAATGTGGTGGTAAGAATCGCGAACCTCTCGGTGTCGCTGGTCGGCCATATCAGGGGCGGGCTGTCGCAGGTCGTCGTCGTCTTCAGCATGTTCTTCTCGGAAATGTCGGGCTCGACGACGGCCGACGTCGCCGTGATGAGCCGCGCGCTCGGTGGCCCGATGAAGCGCGAGGGCTACGAGCCGGCGTTCATCGCCGCGATCATTGCGTCGGCCTCGACGATTGCCGCGCTGGTGCCGCCGAGCATCACCGCGGTGGTCTATGGCGCCGTCGGCAATGTTTCGATCGCCGGCCTGTTCATGGCGGGCGTCGTGCCCGGCCTGATGATCGGCTTCGGCCTGATGATCTATTGCTACTTCTTCGGCCCCTCGGGCCTGCGCAAGCCGCGCGCGCCGCTGCGGCAGGTGGTGTTCGCTGCCGGCGATGCGGCCCTGCCGCTGATGATCCCGGTCATCCTGCTCGGCGGCATTTTGACCGGCTGGTTCACGCCGACGGAAGCCGGCGTGGTTGCCGTGGCCTGGATCATCCTGGTCGTGATCCCCGCACTGAACCGCGGCCACTTCAGGAAGATTCCGTACGATTTCTGCCTCGCCGGGCTGATCTTCTCGCTGCCGCTGATCACGATCGGCGCCGCCAACGCCTTCGGCTGGATGCTCGCTTATTTGCGCGGCGCGAACTACATCGCGGAATGGATCACCTCGATCGCCGGCAACGATCCGCATTTGATCATGCTCTTGATGGTGTTGCTGTTCACCGTGGTCGGCGACTTCATCGAGCCGGTGCCGACCATCATCATCTTCATGCCGCTGGTCAACGCGCTGACGGAAGCGGGCGACATCAACGGCGTGCATATGGGCGTGGTGCTGATCGCAACGCTCGCCTTCGGCCTGATCACGCCGCCCTACGGCCTGGTGCTGCTGATGGCCTCGAAATTCGTCGGGATCAGCTTTGCCAAGGCGCTGCGCGCCGCATTGCCGATCTATGTCGTGTTCTTCGCCACTATCGCCTTTGCGATCTATTTTCCGAGCGTGGTTTTGTGGCTGCCGCGGCAAGTGCTTCCCGAGTCGGTCGGCTGCTTCAAGTCGCCGGCGGGCACGGGCTATATCTGCCCTCAGTAG